The Thermococcus thermotolerans genome contains a region encoding:
- the hpkA gene encoding archaeal histone HpkA, translated as MAELPIAPIDRLIRKAGAERVSEEAAKVLAEYLEEYAIELAKRSAEYARHAGRKTVKAEDIKLAIKA; from the coding sequence ATGGCTGAGTTGCCGATTGCCCCGATTGACAGGCTGATTAGGAAGGCTGGCGCCGAGAGGGTCAGCGAGGAGGCCGCCAAGGTTCTCGCCGAGTACCTTGAGGAGTACGCCATCGAGCTTGCCAAGAGGTCCGCTGAGTACGCCAGGCACGCTGGCAGGAAGACCGTCAAGGCCGAGGACATCAAGCTCGCCATCAAGGCCTGA
- a CDS encoding TIGR04013 family B12-binding domain/radical SAM domain-containing protein: MPEIAIRMTKRNHNAFVHLLGALESQGFDLDEILITKDFQEILNAKPKVVLYSFFTEEIWGGLPRKVRLLKERGTLLVAGGYHAIAMPKHTLNQLGFDIAAIGEGEEVLYQLLTVLKRTGYRITREFLDIRGLAFYLNGEFIFTGFARVEDFWRFPPYPESVRLISPIEITRGCPFGCYYCQTPYIKGLRMRHRPIDQIVKYSRRMKDIRYITPNAFAYGSPGVILKINKLEALLKALQPLRKEGRRLFYGTFPSEVRPEFVLPETLELLIDYADNKRLAIGAQSGDDAMLRAMHRIHRVEHVQRAVEHMLEYGFEPVVDFIVGLPNESEESQRKSIELMRWIMRKGGKVRAHYFMPLPGTPWAKCRPSPLSEEMKRFLGRMAAKGKIEGSWGKQIELSRKLQKLIEEFYEEPMSHTVPVRNVC, translated from the coding sequence ATGCCAGAGATAGCCATCAGAATGACCAAGCGCAATCACAACGCCTTCGTTCACCTCCTCGGCGCCCTGGAGAGCCAGGGCTTTGACCTGGACGAGATCCTGATAACCAAGGATTTCCAAGAGATACTCAATGCCAAGCCAAAGGTGGTCCTGTACTCATTCTTCACCGAGGAAATCTGGGGAGGCCTCCCGAGAAAAGTCCGACTTTTGAAGGAACGTGGAACGCTTCTCGTTGCCGGGGGCTACCATGCCATAGCGATGCCCAAACATACGCTCAACCAGCTTGGCTTTGACATAGCCGCCATAGGAGAGGGAGAGGAGGTTCTCTATCAGTTACTCACGGTGCTGAAAAGGACAGGATATAGGATTACAAGGGAGTTCCTTGATATCAGGGGACTGGCCTTCTACCTCAACGGTGAGTTCATCTTTACAGGTTTTGCGAGAGTCGAGGACTTCTGGCGATTTCCACCGTACCCGGAAAGCGTCCGTCTGATATCCCCCATAGAGATAACCCGCGGCTGCCCTTTCGGCTGTTACTACTGCCAGACACCTTACATAAAGGGGCTCCGGATGAGGCACAGGCCGATAGACCAGATTGTAAAATACTCCCGCAGGATGAAGGACATACGCTACATAACGCCAAATGCATTTGCTTATGGAAGCCCTGGGGTGATACTCAAAATCAACAAGCTTGAGGCCCTTCTCAAGGCCCTCCAACCCCTAAGGAAGGAAGGCCGGAGGCTTTTCTACGGCACGTTTCCCAGTGAGGTCAGGCCGGAGTTCGTCCTCCCAGAAACTTTAGAGCTCCTTATTGATTATGCCGACAACAAACGTTTGGCGATAGGTGCCCAGAGCGGTGACGACGCGATGCTGAGAGCAATGCACAGGATTCACAGGGTCGAACATGTCCAGCGGGCGGTGGAACACATGCTTGAGTACGGTTTTGAACCTGTCGTTGACTTCATCGTCGGCCTGCCGAACGAGAGCGAGGAGAGCCAGCGCAAAAGCATCGAACTGATGAGGTGGATTATGAGAAAAGGAGGCAAGGTCAGGGCACACTACTTCATGCCGCTCCCGGGAACGCCCTGGGCAAAATGTAGGCCTTCCCCGCTGAGCGAGGAAATGAAACGCTTTTTGGGAAGAATGGCCGCGAAGGGCAAGATAGAAGGCTCGTGGGGCAAGCAGATTGAACTTTCTAGAAAGCTCCAGAAACTCATTGAGGAGTTCTATGAGGAGCCCATGAGCCACACGGTTCCCGTGCGCAACGTGTGCTGA
- a CDS encoding toprim domain-containing protein, whose product MYAENYKRFLELIDKLREFEGALIVEGPRDEVALRNLGVRAEIIRLSRLPLTEVALIASSYKEVMILTDFDRKGEELARKLLRYLEGYPCRVDSETRRELKKIAKKDIKGIEDLYGLYLKVVSVSDPLMEGIR is encoded by the coding sequence ATGTACGCCGAAAACTATAAAAGATTCCTGGAGCTTATAGATAAACTGCGAGAGTTTGAAGGAGCCCTCATCGTGGAGGGCCCGCGAGACGAGGTGGCTCTGAGGAATCTGGGGGTCAGGGCGGAGATAATAAGGCTCTCACGCCTCCCGCTAACGGAAGTCGCGCTCATCGCGTCATCGTATAAAGAGGTCATGATACTTACTGACTTCGACAGAAAGGGCGAAGAGCTCGCAAGGAAGCTCCTCCGGTACTTGGAGGGGTATCCCTGCAGGGTCGATTCAGAAACGCGCAGAGAGCTCAAGAAAATAGCAAAGAAGGACATCAAAGGGATTGAGGACCTCTACGGCCTGTACCTTAAGGTCGTCTCCGTTTCTGACCCCCTGATGGAGGGGATTCGATGA
- the dnaG gene encoding DNA primase DnaG: MKRKKTVLHHILAEKQKFEKRKEGGGMSAKDEFGTTKYVIYAEFEANGIVERPDVVGAIFGQTEGLLGDDLDLRELQKTGRIGRIRVEVHTKAGKTYGTITVPSSLDRVETAILAAALETIDRVGPAEAKIKVLRIEDVRATKRKYIIERAKEILESLMEQEIPETQELTEEVKKAVRAKELIEYGPEKLPAGPHVPFSDSIIVVEGRADVLNLLKHGIKNAIAVEGTSVPETIIKLSKERIVTAFTDGDRGGELILKELLQVADVDYVARAPEGKEVEELTKKEIVKSLRSKVPAEQVITEIFYKGRNFYDVIKEKEKAKSREEKREAKPPAPAPQVVRAEERKPQPEPRKEERIIKPIQQPKPSELDEFGEFIEKVKASKESMALLLDKDKNTVAEIPVRELTNQLKERKDVYAVVFNGVITQRLIDTVSESGVKYLVGARKYNVVRRPINLKIVTFAE, translated from the coding sequence ATGAAGAGGAAGAAGACAGTGCTTCACCACATTTTGGCTGAAAAGCAGAAGTTTGAAAAACGGAAAGAGGGTGGTGGTATGTCAGCCAAAGACGAATTTGGAACCACGAAGTACGTAATCTATGCCGAGTTTGAGGCGAACGGAATTGTTGAAAGGCCCGACGTCGTTGGTGCTATTTTTGGTCAAACTGAGGGCCTTCTGGGTGACGATCTCGATTTAAGGGAACTCCAGAAAACTGGAAGGATTGGAAGGATAAGGGTTGAAGTTCACACGAAGGCCGGAAAGACCTACGGAACGATAACAGTCCCATCAAGCCTTGACAGAGTCGAAACGGCGATTTTGGCTGCTGCTCTGGAGACTATCGACCGCGTTGGTCCTGCTGAGGCCAAGATAAAGGTTCTCCGCATTGAGGACGTCCGCGCGACCAAGAGGAAGTACATAATCGAGAGGGCCAAGGAGATACTCGAAAGCCTCATGGAGCAGGAGATTCCCGAGACGCAGGAGCTGACGGAGGAGGTTAAGAAGGCGGTTAGGGCTAAGGAGCTCATCGAGTACGGTCCAGAGAAGCTTCCCGCTGGACCCCACGTGCCGTTCTCAGACTCAATCATCGTCGTTGAGGGCAGGGCAGATGTTCTCAACCTGCTCAAGCACGGCATAAAGAACGCGATAGCCGTGGAGGGCACCTCCGTTCCCGAGACAATCATAAAGCTCAGCAAGGAGAGAATCGTTACCGCCTTCACGGATGGCGACCGCGGCGGTGAGCTCATCCTCAAGGAGCTCCTGCAGGTGGCGGATGTTGACTACGTGGCAAGGGCACCGGAGGGCAAGGAAGTCGAGGAGCTGACCAAGAAGGAGATAGTCAAGTCCCTCAGGAGCAAGGTTCCGGCCGAGCAGGTCATAACGGAGATATTCTACAAGGGCAGGAACTTCTACGACGTCATAAAGGAAAAGGAGAAGGCCAAGTCAAGGGAAGAAAAGAGGGAGGCCAAGCCCCCGGCCCCTGCCCCACAGGTCGTAAGGGCCGAGGAGAGGAAGCCACAGCCGGAGCCCAGAAAGGAGGAGCGCATAATAAAGCCCATTCAGCAACCAAAGCCGAGCGAGCTCGATGAGTTCGGGGAGTTCATAGAGAAGGTCAAAGCCTCCAAGGAGTCCATGGCACTTCTCCTCGACAAGGACAAGAACACCGTCGCAGAGATACCGGTTAGGGAACTCACCAACCAGCTCAAGGAGCGCAAGGATGTTTACGCTGTGGTCTTCAACGGCGTCATCACCCAGCGCCTCATTGACACGGTGAGCGAGAGCGGTGTCAAGTACCTCGTCGGCGCTAGGAAGTACAACGTCGTTAGAAGGCCGATAAACCTCAAGATAGTTACCTTCGCGGAGTGA
- a CDS encoding glutamate--tRNA ligase, with translation MNVEELILKYALINAYTHKGKANAKAVIGKVLGENPELRPKAKEIIPLVNEIVERVNGMGLEEQETKLREIYPEFFEAKKTKKEEKKGLPPLPKAEKGKVVTRFAPNPDGAFHLGNARAAILSHEYARLYGGKFILRFDDTDPKVKRPEPIFYDWIIEDLKWLGFKIDEIHIASDRLEIYYDYAEKLIKGGKAYVCTCPPEKFRELRDKGIACPHREEPVEVQLERWRKMLNGEYKEGEAVVRIKTDLKHPNPAVRDWPALRIIDNPDHPRVGDKYHVWPLYNFASAIDDYELGVTHIFRGQEHAENETRQRYIYDYFGWEYPVTVHHGRLSIEGVILSKSKTRKGIQEGKYLGWDDPRLGTIRALKRRGIRPEAIRQLIIEVGLKRSDTTISWDNLAAINRHIIEPIANRYFFVADPIPMYIEGAKEFTAEIPLHPDYPERGTRKLKFKPGEPVYVSRDDMELFKPGNFVRLKDLFNVEIVDVGEDGIRAKFHSVEYEVARENRWRMVHWVTEGKPCEVLVPDGDELIVRKGLLESDADVKVDDIVQFERFGFVRIDKVGEKVVAIFAHK, from the coding sequence ATGAACGTGGAGGAGCTTATACTGAAGTACGCGCTCATAAACGCTTACACCCACAAGGGGAAGGCAAACGCCAAGGCCGTTATCGGAAAGGTTCTGGGTGAGAACCCTGAATTGAGACCCAAGGCGAAGGAGATAATCCCTCTCGTGAACGAAATCGTTGAGAGAGTCAACGGTATGGGACTCGAAGAGCAGGAGACCAAGCTGAGGGAGATTTATCCCGAGTTTTTCGAGGCAAAGAAGACCAAAAAGGAGGAAAAGAAGGGCCTTCCACCCCTACCGAAGGCCGAGAAGGGCAAGGTGGTTACCCGCTTCGCCCCGAACCCGGACGGTGCGTTCCATCTTGGAAACGCGAGGGCCGCTATTCTCAGCCACGAGTACGCGAGGCTCTACGGCGGGAAGTTCATCCTCCGCTTCGACGACACCGACCCGAAGGTCAAGAGGCCCGAGCCTATCTTCTACGACTGGATAATCGAGGACCTCAAATGGCTCGGATTCAAGATAGACGAAATACACATCGCCAGCGACAGACTGGAAATCTACTACGACTACGCTGAAAAGCTCATAAAGGGTGGAAAAGCCTACGTCTGCACCTGCCCGCCGGAGAAGTTCAGGGAGCTGAGAGATAAGGGCATCGCCTGCCCGCACAGAGAGGAGCCGGTGGAGGTTCAGCTCGAACGCTGGAGGAAGATGCTGAACGGCGAGTACAAAGAAGGCGAAGCCGTCGTCAGGATTAAGACCGACCTCAAGCACCCCAATCCCGCTGTCAGAGACTGGCCGGCGCTGAGGATAATCGACAACCCCGACCACCCGCGCGTTGGGGACAAATACCATGTCTGGCCCCTCTACAACTTCGCCTCGGCCATAGACGACTACGAGCTCGGCGTCACTCACATCTTCCGCGGCCAGGAACATGCCGAAAACGAGACTAGACAGCGCTATATCTACGACTATTTCGGCTGGGAGTATCCGGTCACCGTCCACCACGGAAGACTCAGCATAGAGGGAGTAATCCTCAGCAAGTCCAAGACCCGGAAGGGAATCCAAGAGGGCAAGTACCTCGGCTGGGACGACCCGAGGCTCGGAACCATAAGGGCACTCAAGAGGCGCGGTATAAGACCGGAGGCCATAAGACAGCTCATCATCGAGGTTGGCCTCAAGAGGAGCGACACCACAATAAGCTGGGACAATCTCGCGGCGATAAACAGGCACATCATCGAGCCGATAGCCAACAGGTACTTCTTCGTGGCCGATCCGATACCCATGTACATCGAAGGAGCAAAGGAGTTCACCGCCGAGATACCGCTTCACCCCGACTATCCCGAGCGGGGGACTAGAAAGCTCAAGTTCAAGCCGGGAGAGCCCGTTTATGTCTCAAGGGACGACATGGAGCTCTTCAAGCCTGGTAACTTCGTCCGCCTGAAGGACCTCTTCAACGTCGAGATAGTCGATGTTGGCGAAGATGGAATTAGGGCGAAGTTCCATAGCGTCGAGTACGAGGTGGCAAGGGAAAACCGCTGGAGGATGGTTCACTGGGTCACGGAAGGTAAGCCCTGTGAGGTTCTGGTGCCGGATGGAGACGAGCTGATTGTCAGGAAGGGCCTTCTGGAGAGCGATGCGGACGTTAAAGTTGATGATATCGTTCAGTTCGAGCGCTTCGGCTTCGTCAGGATCGATAAGGTTGGGGAGAAAGTTGTGGCAATATTTGCCCACAAATGA
- a CDS encoding sodium-dependent transporter, with translation MDDVKKWTLYMMFLVAGFATGIGTLGLFPQFWLQYGITGLAVHVAFLALFAYVAILEAETVMRSRYYFVELYQKVVRKPAMIVVVLAAVVMFLSYYSANVMLGLLAPLLGTGTVGRLVAKLLMLGIVFVILTRAKEKTFAIMAIGSLVFVISIFITAIAFKTQIPENATFLGLAKHMLVASVPLSLDMVRDAALRAIYGVGLGFAFYLMLGSFLNERFNAKLIIGAGILIQLVVSLLSTLIVVYAIAPTTPERLLSYVYGGDEGAIALMGDLPNILSGYPTLLGLIALSLFFAGITSLLPTAEVGLQIIESLQKAGRNRAAMYLIGASALIGLVDSPPAVADMVLKTVTIVTFFTAIYELYPVMVSRKEIGAATVLAGIALVMFLVAGFHALITEFRAGGLYIASGLLAALLILLGAFGDRVFPPSEEAL, from the coding sequence ATGGACGATGTCAAAAAGTGGACGCTCTATATGATGTTTCTGGTAGCCGGTTTCGCCACGGGTATAGGAACCCTTGGGCTCTTCCCGCAGTTCTGGCTCCAGTATGGAATTACGGGGCTTGCGGTGCACGTGGCGTTCCTGGCACTGTTTGCGTACGTGGCCATACTGGAGGCGGAGACTGTAATGAGGTCGAGGTACTACTTCGTGGAACTCTACCAGAAGGTCGTCAGAAAACCTGCTATGATAGTGGTGGTTCTGGCCGCCGTTGTGATGTTCCTCTCCTATTATTCGGCAAATGTAATGCTCGGCCTTCTGGCGCCTCTGCTTGGTACGGGGACAGTGGGGAGGCTTGTGGCCAAACTGCTGATGCTGGGGATAGTGTTCGTCATACTAACCCGCGCAAAGGAAAAGACGTTTGCCATCATGGCTATTGGTTCACTGGTCTTCGTAATCTCGATTTTCATAACTGCAATTGCGTTTAAAACCCAAATACCCGAAAATGCAACATTTCTCGGACTGGCAAAGCACATGCTTGTGGCCAGTGTGCCCCTGAGCCTCGACATGGTAAGGGATGCCGCCCTCAGGGCCATCTACGGTGTCGGTCTGGGTTTTGCCTTTTACCTGATGCTTGGGAGCTTCCTCAACGAGCGCTTCAACGCAAAGCTGATTATAGGTGCGGGAATCCTTATACAGCTCGTGGTCAGTCTGCTCTCCACCCTCATAGTCGTCTATGCAATAGCGCCCACGACCCCGGAGAGACTTCTAAGCTATGTCTACGGGGGAGATGAGGGTGCAATAGCGCTCATGGGGGACCTCCCGAACATACTCTCGGGATACCCAACACTCCTTGGGCTCATAGCACTCTCGCTGTTCTTTGCGGGCATAACCAGCCTCCTCCCGACGGCTGAGGTTGGTCTCCAGATCATTGAATCCCTACAGAAAGCCGGGCGTAACAGGGCGGCAATGTACCTTATAGGGGCCTCCGCTCTGATAGGACTCGTGGACTCGCCGCCGGCAGTTGCGGATATGGTTCTCAAAACCGTCACCATCGTGACGTTCTTTACGGCGATATACGAACTCTATCCAGTGATGGTTTCCAGAAAGGAAATCGGGGCGGCAACGGTACTTGCTGGAATTGCCCTGGTGATGTTCCTAGTGGCGGGCTTCCATGCCCTCATAACTGAGTTCCGTGCAGGGGGACTTTACATCGCCTCAGGTCTTTTGGCAGCCCTGCTGATACTTTTGGGTGCCTTCGGGGATAGAGTATTCCCGCCTTCTGAGGAGGCGCTCTGA
- the malP gene encoding maltodextrin phosphorylase — translation MMELDTPTQDVIREKLPHPLKDLAELAYNYWWSWNRRATKLWEYIDPELWQEHKNPVKLLLDVPQSRLRELLKDDDFMNLYDLVTEQFEDYMNPSSTWFSTNYPKWDKPIVYLCMEYGISRSLPIYSGGLGILAGDHVKTASDLGLPFIAIGLLYKHGYFRQEIGKDGRQREVFPEYRPEEMPIKPVLGRDGKPLLIEVPIGEGIVYARAFEVTVGRVKIYLLDTDVPENSADDRTICDYLYNAEIDKRIKQEILLGIGGMRLLKALGIEPGVVHLNEGHPAFANLQRMAWYMEEGLTFTEALSIVRGTTIFTTHTPVPAGHDRFPIEEVRKRLAKFLEGREELLELGREGDQLNMTLLAIRTSSYVNGVSQLHAEVSKRMWKDLWPDVPIDEIPIEGITNGIHTMTWVHNEMRKLFDRYLGKIWREHTNLEGLWYAVEMIPDEELWEAHLEAKRQFIEFLRRKVMRRNERLGTDDPLPDMDENALIIGFARRFATYKRATLLFTDLERLKRILNNPERPVYIVFGGKAHPMDEAGKAFLKRVYEVSQMPEFRGKIFVLENYDMGSARLMVAGVDVWLNTPRRPMEASGTSGMKAGLNGVLNASIYDGWWVEGYNGKNGWVVGEETTEPETEADDVKDAQALYDLLEREIIPTYYTNREKWIYMMKESIKSIAPRFSTHRMVKEYVGRFYAKAMSNHIWLTRENYRGTKEIAAWKERVMASWDKVVVEHIKVRDDRSGFEVAVYLDGLKPEDVRVELYYGVRVEGYHVERPYIVELRRPKKLGRDMWLYTYEGTALRHLGDPCWHYALRVYPHHEKLPHRFLLGLVKWKGFE, via the coding sequence ATGATGGAACTTGACACCCCTACCCAGGATGTAATCAGAGAGAAGCTTCCCCATCCTTTGAAGGACCTGGCGGAGCTTGCCTACAACTACTGGTGGAGCTGGAACAGAAGGGCAACAAAGCTCTGGGAGTACATCGATCCAGAGCTGTGGCAGGAGCACAAGAACCCTGTCAAACTCCTTCTTGACGTTCCCCAGAGCCGCCTCCGCGAGCTTCTCAAAGATGACGATTTTATGAACCTCTACGACCTCGTAACCGAGCAGTTCGAGGACTACATGAACCCCTCCTCGACCTGGTTCTCGACCAACTACCCCAAGTGGGACAAACCGATAGTGTACCTCTGCATGGAATACGGAATAAGCAGGAGCCTGCCCATCTACTCTGGCGGCCTGGGAATTCTAGCCGGCGACCATGTGAAGACCGCGAGCGACCTCGGACTTCCGTTCATAGCTATAGGCCTCCTCTACAAGCACGGTTATTTCAGGCAGGAGATAGGCAAGGACGGCAGGCAGAGGGAGGTCTTCCCGGAATATAGGCCAGAGGAGATGCCCATCAAGCCGGTTCTCGGCAGGGACGGAAAGCCCCTGCTGATAGAGGTTCCCATAGGGGAGGGAATCGTCTACGCGAGGGCCTTTGAGGTCACGGTCGGCAGGGTGAAGATATACCTCCTCGACACGGACGTGCCCGAGAACAGCGCCGACGACAGGACGATATGCGACTATCTCTACAACGCGGAGATAGACAAGAGGATAAAGCAGGAGATACTCCTCGGAATTGGTGGGATGAGATTGCTTAAAGCCCTCGGAATAGAGCCCGGCGTGGTTCACCTCAACGAGGGACACCCCGCCTTTGCTAACCTCCAGAGAATGGCCTGGTACATGGAGGAGGGCCTTACCTTTACCGAGGCCCTCAGCATAGTGCGCGGGACTACCATATTCACAACACACACCCCAGTACCGGCGGGCCACGACAGGTTTCCGATAGAGGAGGTCAGGAAGAGGCTTGCAAAGTTCCTTGAGGGCAGGGAAGAACTGCTGGAGCTCGGGAGGGAGGGCGACCAGCTGAACATGACCCTGCTCGCGATAAGAACGTCGAGCTACGTCAACGGCGTAAGCCAGCTCCACGCGGAGGTCAGCAAGCGCATGTGGAAGGATCTCTGGCCAGACGTTCCCATAGACGAGATACCCATCGAGGGCATCACGAACGGAATCCACACCATGACGTGGGTTCACAACGAGATGAGGAAGCTCTTTGACCGCTATCTGGGCAAAATCTGGCGCGAGCACACAAATCTCGAAGGCCTCTGGTACGCCGTTGAGATGATTCCCGATGAGGAGCTCTGGGAGGCGCACCTCGAAGCCAAGCGGCAGTTCATAGAGTTCCTCCGGAGAAAGGTCATGAGGCGGAACGAGCGCCTTGGAACGGACGATCCCCTGCCGGACATGGACGAGAACGCACTCATAATCGGCTTTGCCAGACGCTTCGCAACATACAAGCGCGCGACCCTCCTGTTCACTGACCTTGAGAGGCTAAAGAGAATTCTCAACAACCCCGAAAGACCGGTCTACATAGTCTTCGGTGGCAAGGCCCACCCAATGGACGAGGCCGGTAAGGCGTTCCTCAAACGCGTTTATGAAGTCAGTCAGATGCCCGAGTTCAGGGGTAAGATATTCGTGCTGGAGAACTATGACATGGGCAGTGCCAGACTCATGGTCGCTGGCGTCGACGTCTGGCTCAACACACCCCGCAGGCCGATGGAGGCGAGCGGGACGAGCGGCATGAAAGCCGGACTGAACGGCGTCCTCAACGCGAGCATCTACGACGGCTGGTGGGTCGAGGGCTACAACGGCAAGAACGGCTGGGTTGTTGGGGAGGAGACAACGGAGCCTGAAACAGAGGCGGACGATGTGAAGGATGCGCAGGCCCTCTACGACCTCCTTGAGAGGGAAATAATCCCGACATACTACACCAACCGCGAGAAGTGGATATACATGATGAAGGAGAGCATAAAGAGCATAGCGCCGCGCTTCAGTACCCATAGGATGGTCAAGGAGTACGTCGGCAGATTCTATGCGAAGGCCATGAGCAACCACATCTGGCTGACCCGCGAGAACTACAGGGGCACCAAGGAGATAGCCGCATGGAAGGAGCGCGTCATGGCATCCTGGGACAAGGTGGTCGTGGAGCACATCAAGGTCAGGGACGACCGGAGCGGCTTTGAGGTTGCTGTGTACCTGGACGGTCTTAAACCTGAGGACGTCAGGGTCGAACTCTACTATGGCGTCAGGGTGGAGGGCTACCATGTGGAGCGGCCCTACATCGTAGAGCTGAGGCGCCCGAAGAAGCTCGGCCGAGACATGTGGCTCTACACCTATGAGGGGACGGCACTGAGGCACCTCGGTGACCCCTGCTGGCACTACGCACTCCGTGTTTATCCTCACCACGAGAAGCTGCCTCACAGGTTCCTGCTTGGGTTGGTTAAATGGAAGGGCTTCGAGTAA